taaataaactttatagAAAGTTATACACTTGTTGAAAGCTCTAATACAAAGCTCTTCTCGGCTGGCAAACGTTTTTATGTGACATTTAGCCTGGCACAATCAATTAagtaattcatttaaacataacacATCGTTTTGCAATGCAAGATCAAAACAAGATTGCAATGATTATTTGGAGCAGCTTAAAAGATGCTCCGTCAGTTTAGTACCCTGTCAACCCCGATTGCGAAATACCCCAAGGGaaaccatttaatattaaattcaacactTTTGCAAGCTTCAGTGTAACAGAGATCATGAAAAGCTCCCAGTAAAACAATGAGgtaatacaataaacaaagCCTTGTTATTTTGTTGCTCTACCATGATAGCCATAACCCAAAGGTAAGCAAAATAGCGTAAACCCACTGTTTTGAATGTATCACAAGCTTAACTTGGATAATAAAAAGCCCCCACCAGATGAGACCCAGCATAAACAAAGCATTATTTTATACCCTCCTCtaccaagtttcaagttttaattgcatttttggcATATAACATGATTAGATGATGACATAGAAACAAGTTTGAAACGGTTTAAAACGGTTATACCATGAAAGCGAAAATCTAAAGAAAAGCCTAAGAAGATAAACCCACTATTTTGCAAGTTCCTCTGTAACAGGGATGGTAACAAGCTCCCGGTGACCATGAGGGCCAGCGTTATGAATGTAATCTCACGAGACCGTTTGAGGAAAGtagatttaataatattgaacgTGTTATCAGAATCTGTCACCTGTGTCCTACACATGCTTTAGGTGATAAATTCCATTATATATTTGAATCTTCACATTTTTGTATTGATAGAAATAAGTATGTGCCTCTTTTTCTTCGAAGGCCGAATACTAAAAATTTACAACaactatttcaaaacaaagacCCTAATGTCCTTAAATTTTTGTgagaaaaataatgcaaattgtACTATAATCCCACCTTCCTTTTCCATTATAGTAcggtaaaatataattttataatgtatataatgtttcCTAAATTGTCAAGTACAATGTATTTGTGCATACATGTGATCAAGTTTTGCTGTtacttgtatgttttatattacttAGTAATgcaaatttatgtttatgcattgtgtattttgttttaaaaactgatgcccatattggcctagttttcaaataaaactgaaactgaacCTTCAGAGTAGTTTCCATGGCAAGACATTTCTGGATAGCAGGGTTGTCGAACCAGTTTGAATCTATTTCCTCCTCGGTGCCCCGATTGTCGCTGGAGGTGCCCCGATTGTCGCTGGAGGTGCCCCGATTGTCACTCGAGGTGCCCCGATTGTCACTCGAGGTGCCCCGATTGTCGCTGGAGGTGCCCCGATCGTCGCTGGAGGTGCCCCGATTGTCACTGGAGGTGCCCCGATTATCGCTGGAGGTGCCCTGATCGTCGCTGGAGGTGCCCCGATTGTCACTGGAGGTGCCCCGATTGTCACTCGATGTGCCCCGATTGTCGCTGGAGGTGCCCCGATTGTCACTGGAGGTGCCCCGATTGTCACTCGAGGTGCCCCGATTGTCGCTGGAGGTGCCCCGATTGTCATTCGAGGTGCCCCGATTGTCGCTGGAGGTGCCCCGATTGTCACTGGAGGTGCCCCGATTGTCACTGGAGGTGCCCCGATTGTCGCTGGAGGTGCCCCGATTGTCACTGGAGGTGCCCCGATTGTCACTCGAAGTGCCCCGATCGTCACTGGAGGTGCCCCGATTGTCGCTGGAGATGCCCCGATTGTCACTGGAGGTGCCCCGATTGTCACTCGAGGTGCCCCGATTGTCGCTGGAGGTGCCCCGATTGTCGCTGGAGGTACCCCGATTGTCACTCGAGGTGCCCGACCGACGCTGGAGGTGCCCCGATTGTCACTCGAGGTGCCCCGATCGTCGCTGGAGGTGCCACTATCGTCGCTGGAGGTGCCCCGATTGTCACACGAGGTGCCCCGATTGTCGCTGGAGGTGCCCCGATTGTCACTCGAGGTGTCCCGATTGTCACTCGATGTGCCCCGATTGTCGCTGGAGGTGCCCCGATTGTCACTGGAAGTGCCCCGATTGTCACTCGAGGTGCCCCGATTGTCGCTGGAGGTGCCCCGATTGTCATTCGAGGTGCCCCGATTGTCGCTGGAGGTGCCCCGATTGTCACTGGAGGTGCCCCGATTGTCACTGGAGGTGCCCCGATTGTCGCTTGAGGTGCCCCGATTGTCACTGGAGGTGCCCCGATTGTTGCTGGAGATGCCCCGATTGTCACTGGAGGTGCCCCGATTGTCACTGGAGGTGCCCCGATTGTCGCTGGAGGTGCCCCGATTGTCGCTGGAGGTACCCCGATTGTCACTCGAGGTGCCCGATCGACGCTGGAGGTGCCCCGATTGTCACTCGAGGTGCCCCGATCGTCGCTGGAGGTGCCACTATCGTCGCTGGAGGTGCCCCGATTGTCACACGAGGTGCCCCGATTGTCGCTGGAGGTGCCCCGATTGTCACTCGAGGTGTCCCGATTGTCGCTCGAGGTGCCCCGATTGTCACTCGAGGTGCCCCGATTGTCGCTGGAGGTGCCCCGATTGTCACTGGAGGTGCCCCGATTGTCACTGGAGGTGCCCCGATCTTCGCTGGAGGTGCCCCGATTGTCACTCGAGGTGCCCCGATTGTCACTGGAGATGCCCCGATCGACGCTGGAGGTGCCCCGATTGTCACTGGAGGTG
The sequence above is drawn from the Mya arenaria isolate MELC-2E11 chromosome 14, ASM2691426v1 genome and encodes:
- the LOC128215914 gene encoding uncharacterized protein LOC128215914, yielding MPIATVVMSSTRLDPDQTPSNSASNPDPNRLAIHIYRGTSSEDRGISSDDWGTFSDDRGTSSEDLDTTSSDPGTSSDNQEISSDDWGTSSDDRGTSSDDQEISSDDRGTSSNNWGTSSDDRGSSGDNRGTSSVDRGTSSDNLGTSSVDRGISSDNRGTSSDNRGTSSEDRGTSNDDRGTSSDNRGTSSVDRGISSDNRGTSSDNRGTSSEDRGTSSDNRGTSSDNRGTSSDNRGTSSDNRGTSSDNRDTSSDNRGTSSDNRGTSCDNRGTSSDDSGTSSDDRGTSSDNRGTSSVDRAPRVTIGVPPATIGAPPATIGAPPVTIGAPPVTIGASPATIGAPPVTIGAPQATIGAPPVTIGAPPVTIGAPPATIGAPRMTIGAPPATIGAPRVTIGALPVTIGAPPATIGAHRVTIGTPRVTIGAPPATIGAPRRRSGTSSDNRGTSSDNRGTSSDNRGTSSDNRGTSSDNRGISSDNRGTSSDDRGTSSDNRGTSSDNRGTSSDNRGTSSDNRGTSSDNRGTSSDNRGTSNDNRGTSSDNRGTSSDNRGTSSDNRGTSSDNRGTSSDNRGTSSDNRGTSSDDQGTSSDNRGTSSDNRGTSSDDRGTSSDNRGTSSDNRGTSSDNRGTSSDNRGTSSDNRGTEEEIDSNWFDNPAIQKCLAMETTLKSFDSPMVATRWYNFAFDDVYIVPSCDHSCHRNGACKNSACDCYGHFDEASIIPVRQKTRTHAARNARGGGYQRFQVYRDPIPISDLVLEDHLKDGWGRGGSERCNILVHL